In Parasegetibacter sp. NRK P23, a single genomic region encodes these proteins:
- a CDS encoding GH92 family glycosyl hydrolase gives MNNKTLYIIVFLCNGAFSMAQPKLPYVQPLCGTAPSTTVAALKHSEEGSKEMNANTIPAVTLPFAMTQWTPQTRTGETKCIAPYYYKDSLFSGFRGTHWISGSCMQDYGSFTVMPVVGKLKTKTADYAVPFAHANETATATYYKLVTPDFTAEISPTLRGAVMRFTILRDDSLYLLIKPNSDEALGTMKADAGTRSVSGENPVHRIYQGWGQEAGFSGWFYAQTDRPFQKTGSFSEAGIHSTTTIRHQKEGGIFIGFRLRKGETITLRAGTSFTGNPGAIANMYAEIGNRTLETVRKTAEQLWEKILSKITVETNNEQQKRIFYTALYHSMQHPRLYSDVNGNYPRFAGGKPVQNAGRTGYYDDFSMWDIYRAQLPLVEILDTSRTNAFVRSLIAKGKQGGWLPIFPCWNSYTAAMIGDHVTVAIASAYNKGIRNYNIHDAYALMRKNAFESPGDISVYRNGIGRRALHSYLSYGFIPVEDSVPDAFHKKEQVSRTLEYAYDDHALATLAAALGKAADHKLLSARALNYRNVFDASVGLMRGKHGNGNWVSPFHADKREFYITEGTPRQYTFYVPHDVPGLSELMGGTKAFERALDSLFGKDEYWHGNEPGHQIPFLYNFTDAPYKTQEKVNTILKEEYTDGPGGLSGNDDAGQMSAWYVFAAIGFYPVDPVSGNYQLCSPLFDKISLETGSGKRFNINVHKKTSKDLFIQKVEWDGKQYAQRHISYKMLSGGGQLDIWLGATPGQWNNDETHKAK, from the coding sequence ATGAATAATAAAACGCTTTATATAATTGTCTTTTTGTGCAACGGCGCCTTCAGTATGGCGCAGCCCAAACTGCCTTACGTACAGCCCTTGTGCGGTACGGCTCCGTCCACTACCGTTGCAGCGTTAAAACACAGTGAGGAAGGCAGCAAGGAAATGAACGCCAACACCATTCCTGCGGTTACCTTACCTTTCGCAATGACACAATGGACGCCACAAACCAGAACAGGCGAAACAAAATGTATTGCGCCCTATTATTACAAAGATTCCCTGTTCAGTGGTTTCCGCGGTACCCATTGGATCAGCGGTTCCTGCATGCAGGATTATGGCAGCTTTACGGTAATGCCCGTCGTGGGTAAGCTAAAGACAAAAACAGCGGATTATGCGGTTCCGTTTGCGCACGCCAATGAAACCGCCACGGCAACCTATTATAAACTGGTAACCCCAGATTTCACCGCGGAAATATCGCCCACCTTACGCGGTGCGGTTATGCGGTTCACCATCTTGCGTGATGACAGTTTATACCTGCTGATTAAACCCAACAGCGATGAAGCTTTGGGCACCATGAAAGCCGATGCCGGCACCCGTTCTGTTTCAGGCGAAAACCCCGTGCACCGTATTTACCAGGGATGGGGACAGGAAGCCGGTTTCAGCGGATGGTTCTATGCGCAGACGGATCGTCCGTTTCAAAAAACGGGCAGCTTCAGCGAAGCGGGGATTCATTCCACCACCACCATACGCCACCAAAAAGAGGGCGGTATATTTATCGGATTCCGCCTGCGGAAAGGAGAAACGATTACGCTAAGGGCCGGAACTTCCTTCACCGGTAATCCGGGCGCCATCGCCAATATGTATGCTGAAATAGGTAACCGAACGCTGGAAACTGTGCGCAAAACCGCGGAGCAGCTATGGGAGAAAATTTTGTCAAAGATCACGGTGGAGACCAATAACGAACAACAGAAAAGAATTTTTTATACCGCGTTGTACCATTCCATGCAGCACCCGCGCCTGTACAGCGATGTAAACGGAAATTACCCGCGCTTCGCCGGAGGAAAGCCGGTGCAGAACGCGGGGAGGACAGGGTATTACGATGATTTTTCGATGTGGGATATTTACCGTGCACAGTTGCCATTGGTGGAAATACTGGATACCTCCCGCACCAACGCGTTTGTGCGTTCCCTCATTGCGAAGGGAAAACAGGGCGGATGGCTGCCGATATTTCCCTGCTGGAACAGTTATACCGCCGCCATGATCGGCGACCATGTTACCGTGGCCATCGCTTCGGCATACAACAAGGGTATCCGGAACTATAATATCCATGATGCTTATGCGTTGATGCGGAAGAACGCGTTTGAATCTCCCGGAGATATTTCGGTTTACAGGAACGGCATAGGGCGCCGCGCACTGCATTCGTACCTGAGTTATGGGTTCATTCCCGTGGAAGATAGTGTTCCGGACGCGTTTCATAAAAAAGAACAGGTGAGCCGTACCCTGGAATATGCTTACGACGACCATGCCCTGGCTACCCTTGCAGCGGCGCTTGGTAAGGCAGCCGACCATAAACTATTGTCGGCACGTGCCCTCAATTACAGGAACGTGTTCGATGCATCGGTAGGGTTGATGCGGGGCAAACACGGCAACGGCAACTGGGTTTCACCATTCCATGCGGATAAACGTGAATTCTATATTACAGAAGGAACGCCGAGACAATACACTTTCTACGTGCCGCACGATGTACCTGGATTAAGCGAACTGATGGGTGGTACCAAAGCATTTGAACGGGCCCTGGACAGCCTTTTCGGGAAAGATGAATACTGGCACGGCAACGAACCCGGTCACCAGATTCCCTTCCTGTACAACTTTACCGATGCACCTTATAAAACACAGGAAAAAGTAAACACGATATTGAAGGAAGAATACACGGATGGCCCCGGCGGACTGAGTGGCAACGATGATGCCGGGCAAATGAGCGCCTGGTACGTATTCGCCGCCATTGGTTTTTACCCGGTTGACCCGGTTTCCGGTAACTACCAGTTGTGTTCCCCCCTGTTTGATAAGATCAGCCTGGAAACAGGCTCCGGAAAACGGTTCAACATTAACGTGCATAAAAAAACTTCCAAAGATTTATTCATTCAGAAAGTTGAATGGGACGGTAAACAATATGCGCAGCGACACATCAGTTACAAGATGCTTTCCGGTGGCGGACAACTGGACATCTGGCTGGGCGCGACTCCCGGACAATGGAATAACGATGAAACGCATAAGGCGAAATAA
- a CDS encoding response regulator, with protein sequence MDIRILFAEDDPLNRLVFNAILKNQSCLITWVENGLQAIEVFKESNFDLVVLDIRMPGKNGYEVTQFIRKERHSMIPVLALTADQSVSEKRRCLEAGMNGYLSKPVSKEALLEEIRRLTALQTR encoded by the coding sequence ATGGATATCCGTATTTTATTTGCGGAAGATGATCCGCTGAACAGACTTGTATTTAATGCAATTCTTAAAAACCAGTCCTGCCTTATTACCTGGGTGGAAAACGGCCTTCAGGCGATAGAAGTTTTCAAAGAAAGTAATTTTGACCTTGTTGTACTGGACATCCGGATGCCCGGCAAAAATGGCTATGAAGTAACGCAGTTCATCAGAAAGGAGCGCCATTCGATGATTCCTGTCCTCGCCCTCACGGCTGATCAGTCGGTGAGTGAAAAGCGGAGATGCCTGGAAGCAGGCATGAACGGTTATCTTTCCAAACCGGTTTCGAAGGAGGCGCTTTTGGAAGAGATCCGGCGTTTGACAGCGCTTCAGACCAGATAG
- a CDS encoding TfoX/Sxy family protein yields the protein MSYNTQLAEQVRTYLSQFEKYDIEEKEMFRGLAFMVNGKMCVNVSGENLMCRFDPSLLQEVAARKGYRPMIMKGKPYKGYCYVEPSGFKNKKDFEYWINLCLAFNEQAKASKKKTKKQS from the coding sequence ATGTCTTATAACACACAACTTGCAGAACAGGTGAGAACATATTTGTCGCAGTTTGAAAAATATGACATCGAAGAAAAAGAAATGTTTCGGGGACTGGCGTTTATGGTCAATGGAAAGATGTGCGTGAATGTAAGCGGTGAAAATTTAATGTGCCGTTTCGATCCCTCACTTTTACAGGAAGTAGCGGCGCGTAAAGGATACCGGCCCATGATCATGAAAGGAAAACCATACAAAGGATACTGTTATGTGGAGCCCTCCGGGTTTAAAAACAAAAAAGATTTTGAATACTGGATTAACCTTTGCCTGGCATTCAATGAGCAGGCAAAGGCATCAAAGAAAAAAACTAAAAAGCAATCGTAG
- a CDS encoding T9SS type A sorting domain-containing protein, with protein MRKLFVMVVMAGTCFAATAQQIYVSPDAVLTINSGTSFGAPGLTLTPSSGFQTSGMNIQRNETVSNSFPAAYMPGVYNFGNANAIFSGEIRFDYSDADLNGLDESQLQLTVYNGSAWVNAGTPTINTTDNYLLASGLSNIPLQEMMLSIGAPLPLQWGKISALRTAETIRVTWETFQEYNVSHFDVERSIDSRNWVLAATGIKAKNLPLASRYEHADFVNHAARLYYRIRQTDKDGRFTLSPVVAVNGTNQPESITLYPNPANGFFAISGIDIAKITAVTIHDSNGRLVKTWSTPQTRYELTSLIHGIYTVSVFTSTGVSLRLPIVVQ; from the coding sequence ATGAGAAAACTATTTGTCATGGTGGTTATGGCGGGAACTTGCTTTGCTGCAACGGCACAGCAAATCTATGTATCACCCGATGCCGTACTCACCATTAATAGCGGCACCAGTTTCGGAGCACCCGGCTTAACGCTGACCCCTTCATCGGGTTTTCAGACAAGCGGCATGAATATTCAAAGGAACGAAACCGTTTCCAATTCTTTTCCCGCCGCTTATATGCCGGGTGTCTATAATTTCGGAAACGCAAACGCCATATTCAGTGGGGAAATAAGATTTGATTATTCAGATGCTGATTTGAACGGGCTGGATGAATCACAACTTCAGCTCACTGTTTATAACGGTTCAGCCTGGGTGAATGCAGGAACGCCCACAATCAACACAACCGACAATTACCTTTTGGCATCGGGCCTTTCCAATATTCCCTTGCAGGAGATGATGCTTTCAATTGGCGCACCATTACCACTTCAGTGGGGAAAAATAAGCGCGCTCCGGACAGCTGAAACCATCCGCGTAACATGGGAAACCTTCCAGGAATATAATGTGAGTCATTTTGATGTGGAGCGAAGCATTGATTCCAGGAATTGGGTATTGGCAGCCACAGGCATAAAGGCAAAAAACCTTCCGCTCGCCAGCAGGTATGAACATGCTGATTTTGTGAACCATGCAGCCAGACTGTACTACAGAATCAGACAAACAGATAAGGATGGACGCTTCACGCTTTCACCAGTTGTTGCTGTGAATGGAACAAACCAACCTGAAAGCATTACCCTATATCCCAATCCTGCGAACGGCTTCTTCGCCATCTCAGGAATTGATATAGCTAAAATCACCGCGGTAACGATCCACGATAGTAATGGAAGATTAGTGAAAACCTGGAGCACACCGCAAACCAGGTATGAACTTACTTCTTTAATACATGGCATTTACACCGTAAGCGTATTTACATCAACAGGCGTCAGCTTACGGCTTCCGATTGTTGTTCAGTAA
- a CDS encoding PAS domain S-box protein → MKNSTPFSSTLVSLNTLLPQPEISGPLPYEALFLQHPYPLWIVEKKTGRFLEVNEAAITHYGYSREEFLEMTVDQIRPLEDVEKLKKVAGVPSGGSIVHKGVWRHYKKGQVLIDVEITSHTVYAEGRELIIVAAADITDALKWRKELENAISIYQTVSKATSDTIWNWNLQTGKVEWNQALKGLFGYERSQETNEIAWKMQCVHPDDRARIEASIQHHLAGDEKKWNETYRFLCRDGSYRYIQDRGFVVRDKAGKPERMIGSMQDITRQKQEEQHLRLLESVITTSTDAILITAAEDIDSPGPKITYVNKAFSDMTGYTAAEVIGRSPRLLQGIRTSREELSRLKNALINKVPFEGELLNYRKDGSIFWNQVSIVPVMDEQGICTHFISIQRDATEKKRKEEEVLRIKQNTEAMINSIDGFVWSVSPEFKLISANQAFKTYFGHVLGHTPDEGESVLYEQLGAERIQRWRAHYQQAFEGKTATITETEPSPDGRSVHHALVTLNPIYNQEGTVIGAACYSKDVTQLRLMQEKHSRELVRKEQQMTKAIIRTQEKERAFISRELHDNVNQILATAKITLDLVSGTDEAQQMWVGKSKTYIDMAINEIRGLSHQLAPVDIMRPGFGNSVHDLLQQFNADGRYDIFFDSAQFRETPAIQKELAINLYRILQEQLNNIEKYANASRIDVVLIRNARKIYLEVRDDGAGADMASISGGIGLRNMEYRTALFHGQLKVDTAPGKGFRLKVEVAC, encoded by the coding sequence ATGAAAAATAGTACCCCTTTCAGCAGTACGCTTGTGAGCTTGAATACATTGCTGCCGCAGCCTGAAATATCCGGCCCGCTTCCTTATGAAGCACTTTTCTTACAACACCCCTATCCATTGTGGATCGTGGAGAAAAAAACCGGAAGGTTCCTGGAGGTGAACGAGGCAGCCATTACGCACTATGGTTATTCAAGGGAAGAATTCCTTGAAATGACGGTTGATCAGATCAGGCCCCTGGAAGATGTGGAAAAGCTGAAAAAGGTGGCTGGCGTGCCATCCGGTGGCTCCATCGTGCACAAGGGGGTATGGCGCCATTACAAGAAGGGACAGGTACTGATAGATGTGGAAATCACGTCGCATACTGTTTACGCGGAAGGCAGGGAACTGATTATTGTAGCCGCCGCCGACATTACCGATGCGCTGAAATGGAGAAAGGAACTGGAAAACGCCATCAGTATTTACCAGACTGTATCTAAGGCCACAAGCGATACCATCTGGAACTGGAACCTTCAAACAGGTAAAGTGGAATGGAACCAGGCGCTGAAAGGATTATTCGGGTATGAACGCAGCCAGGAAACAAACGAGATCGCCTGGAAGATGCAGTGTGTTCACCCCGATGACAGGGCAAGGATTGAAGCAAGTATTCAACATCACCTCGCAGGAGATGAGAAAAAATGGAACGAAACTTACCGGTTCCTTTGCAGGGACGGGAGTTACAGGTATATTCAGGACCGAGGCTTTGTGGTGCGGGATAAAGCAGGGAAGCCCGAAAGAATGATCGGCTCGATGCAAGACATTACGCGGCAAAAGCAGGAAGAGCAGCATCTCAGGTTACTGGAATCCGTCATCACCACTTCCACGGATGCTATTCTCATCACCGCAGCGGAAGATATTGATAGTCCGGGACCAAAGATCACGTATGTGAACAAGGCTTTTTCAGACATGACGGGCTACACGGCCGCCGAAGTGATTGGCCGGTCTCCGAGGCTGTTGCAAGGTATACGCACCAGTCGCGAAGAATTGTCGCGACTTAAAAACGCGTTGATCAATAAAGTTCCTTTCGAAGGCGAATTACTCAACTACAGGAAAGACGGCAGCATATTCTGGAACCAGGTTTCCATTGTTCCGGTTATGGACGAACAAGGAATCTGTACCCATTTCATTTCGATCCAGCGTGATGCAACGGAGAAGAAACGCAAGGAGGAAGAAGTACTAAGGATCAAACAGAACACGGAGGCGATGATTAATAGTATAGATGGATTCGTGTGGTCGGTTTCGCCGGAGTTTAAACTGATTTCCGCCAACCAGGCGTTCAAAACATATTTTGGACATGTATTGGGGCATACGCCTGATGAAGGAGAATCGGTACTCTACGAACAGTTAGGTGCGGAACGCATCCAGCGGTGGCGTGCCCATTACCAACAGGCATTTGAAGGTAAAACGGCAACCATTACCGAAACAGAACCCTCGCCGGATGGCCGCTCGGTACACCATGCGCTGGTGACCCTTAACCCGATCTATAACCAGGAAGGAACCGTAATTGGGGCCGCCTGTTATTCCAAAGATGTGACCCAGCTCCGTTTGATGCAGGAAAAGCACAGCCGGGAACTTGTCCGGAAAGAGCAGCAAATGACCAAGGCCATCATCCGTACGCAGGAGAAGGAGCGGGCCTTTATCAGCCGGGAGTTACATGATAACGTGAACCAGATTCTCGCCACCGCGAAAATTACCCTCGACCTTGTGAGCGGCACGGATGAGGCGCAGCAAATGTGGGTGGGCAAATCCAAAACTTATATCGATATGGCCATCAATGAAATCCGGGGACTTTCCCACCAACTGGCCCCGGTAGACATCATGCGGCCGGGATTTGGCAATTCTGTGCATGACCTGCTGCAGCAATTCAATGCCGACGGCAGGTATGACATATTCTTCGACAGTGCGCAATTCAGGGAAACACCAGCCATTCAAAAAGAACTCGCCATTAACCTGTACCGGATTTTACAGGAACAACTCAATAATATTGAAAAGTATGCCAACGCTTCGCGCATCGATGTTGTATTGATCCGCAACGCAAGAAAAATCTACCTGGAGGTAAGGGATGATGGAGCGGGCGCGGATATGGCCAGCATAAGCGGGGGCATCGGCCTGAGGAACATGGAATACAGGACCGCCTTGTTCCACGGGCAGTTGAAGGTGGACACTGCCCCCGGGAAAGGATTCAGGTTGAAGGTGGAGGTTGCTTGCTGA
- a CDS encoding glycoside hydrolase family 28 protein — translation MKKIFVALVCMMAFAVNAQTIFNVKDFGAKGDGKTDDAMAIQKAIDACSNAGGGRVLFPAPGTYLSGPFNLKSNIDFHLPGNVLLLAHPDEKKYTKSAFRTNPGEGTIWIGGENIENLTLSGTGEINGNGISFMGAELEDSYVLKPFNIVDPRPHVLTIVGGKNIRIRDLKIGNSAYWTVHLIGCDDVVISGITLLNSLKVRNSDGIDLDHSKNVRISDCYIESGDDCICLKNRREYEEFGVCENIVVSNCTMTSRSCAIKIGSENMDTIRQVLFNNCIIKKSNRGVGIQNRDEGVVTDVIFSNMIIEGQLFSDVWWGKAEPIYVTAFRRAKIDHKDANWRFPKGATEGRVGEVKNIYFSNIKCISENGIFVSAESADKISNIVFDHVDVFIDKTTALPGGIYDRRPAQVEGFVTGSTSGFYFENATGIKVRNSHVEWGKNKPAYFNQVVESKNTPLLQLKNVTGEAAFPSKKKKSK, via the coding sequence ATGAAAAAAATATTTGTAGCGTTGGTATGTATGATGGCATTTGCGGTGAACGCGCAAACCATCTTCAATGTAAAAGATTTCGGGGCGAAAGGCGACGGGAAAACCGATGATGCCATGGCCATTCAGAAAGCAATAGACGCTTGTTCAAATGCGGGCGGAGGAAGGGTGTTGTTTCCCGCGCCGGGAACGTATTTATCGGGGCCGTTCAACCTGAAATCCAATATCGATTTTCATTTACCCGGAAACGTACTGCTCCTGGCGCATCCGGATGAAAAGAAATATACGAAAAGCGCGTTCAGAACCAATCCCGGGGAAGGGACCATCTGGATCGGGGGAGAAAACATCGAAAACCTGACCCTGAGCGGCACGGGAGAAATCAACGGGAACGGTATCTCCTTCATGGGCGCGGAACTCGAAGATTCCTACGTGTTGAAGCCCTTCAATATAGTAGATCCAAGGCCCCACGTACTTACAATAGTTGGCGGCAAAAATATCCGCATCCGGGACCTGAAGATCGGCAACTCCGCTTACTGGACCGTTCACCTGATCGGTTGCGATGATGTGGTAATATCAGGCATCACGCTGCTGAACAGCCTGAAAGTGCGCAACAGCGACGGTATCGATCTTGACCATAGTAAGAATGTGCGCATCAGCGATTGTTACATTGAAAGCGGCGACGATTGCATTTGTCTGAAAAACAGACGGGAATACGAGGAGTTCGGGGTATGCGAAAACATTGTGGTGTCCAATTGCACCATGACCTCCCGCAGTTGCGCCATTAAAATCGGTTCCGAAAATATGGACACCATCCGCCAGGTGCTGTTCAACAACTGCATCATCAAAAAGAGCAACAGGGGAGTGGGTATCCAGAACAGGGATGAAGGTGTGGTAACCGACGTGATTTTCTCCAACATGATCATTGAAGGACAACTTTTCAGCGATGTGTGGTGGGGCAAGGCTGAACCCATTTATGTTACGGCTTTCCGCCGCGCGAAAATCGACCATAAAGATGCGAACTGGCGTTTCCCGAAAGGTGCCACAGAAGGAAGAGTGGGAGAAGTGAAGAACATTTATTTCAGCAACATCAAGTGCATCAGCGAGAACGGTATCTTTGTGAGCGCTGAATCCGCCGATAAAATCTCCAACATCGTATTCGATCATGTGGACGTGTTTATCGATAAAACCACGGCCTTACCCGGCGGCATCTACGACCGCAGGCCGGCACAGGTAGAAGGATTCGTTACGGGAAGCACCTCCGGCTTCTATTTTGAAAACGCCACCGGCATTAAAGTACGGAACAGTCATGTGGAATGGGGAAAAAATAAGCCCGCGTATTTCAACCAGGTAGTGGAAAGCAAAAACACTCCTTTACTTCAATTAAAGAATGTAACAGGGGAAGCCGCTTTTCCTTCTAAAAAGAAAAAATCAAAGTAA
- a CDS encoding glycoside hydrolase family 28 protein, which produces MNLLLRYFSVLLCAMLVRHAEAQEFNILHYGAKGDGTSVNTSAIQKAIDLAGESGGKVIVPAGTFVTGTLVLRSKVQLVLEEGGVLQGSPLRKDYGTTEHLALLYAKNITQFSLSGKGTIDGKGRELVQDIYRQLKAGTITDPDWKTKRPNEKSRVSLFYFEACAGISVRDLTLKDASTWVTHYENCRDITIDNINLESVAYWNNDGIDLVDCRNVRITNSRINSADDGICLKSTDPARYCDSIYVADCFIRSSANAFKLGTSSVGGFKNITVRNIKVKDTYRCAIALETVDGGFLENINIRGVEGTNTGGAIFIKLGHRNKNERYSTVRNIHISDVRVEVPAGKPDLGFETEGPLLRYPPRIKPSPEKISSVSPWNYSYPDSSAIVYRHNVFPSSISGLPGHNVENVSLENITIRYAGGGDTSVNFMPVDSLHIITEAASAYPEFSMFGELPAWGMYIRHVKGLSMKNIQLINHKEDYRVPVVVYESAQLVLDNITMEAPVPLKRIVVEKTSGVKKKKLRYKATYE; this is translated from the coding sequence ATGAACCTGCTTCTACGATATTTTTCAGTGCTGTTGTGTGCTATGCTGGTGCGGCATGCTGAAGCGCAGGAGTTTAATATCCTGCACTATGGCGCGAAAGGAGACGGTACGTCTGTTAATACTTCCGCTATTCAGAAAGCAATTGATCTGGCAGGAGAAAGCGGTGGGAAAGTAATTGTTCCCGCAGGCACCTTTGTTACCGGAACGCTGGTGTTGCGGTCTAAGGTGCAACTGGTATTGGAAGAAGGGGGCGTTCTGCAAGGCAGTCCATTGCGCAAAGACTACGGTACCACGGAGCACCTCGCCTTATTGTATGCGAAGAACATAACGCAGTTCAGTCTTTCAGGAAAAGGCACCATTGATGGAAAGGGCAGGGAACTGGTGCAAGACATTTACCGGCAACTAAAAGCGGGAACCATTACTGATCCCGATTGGAAAACAAAGCGTCCGAATGAAAAAAGCAGGGTGAGCCTTTTTTATTTTGAAGCATGCGCGGGCATCTCCGTGCGCGACCTTACGCTGAAAGACGCCAGCACCTGGGTGACGCACTATGAAAATTGTCGTGACATCACAATTGATAACATCAACCTGGAAAGTGTCGCTTATTGGAACAACGATGGCATTGATCTCGTGGATTGCAGGAACGTGCGCATTACAAATTCCCGGATCAACAGTGCCGACGACGGTATATGTCTTAAATCAACTGATCCGGCCCGTTATTGCGACAGTATTTATGTGGCAGACTGCTTCATCCGCTCCAGCGCCAATGCTTTTAAACTGGGTACGTCTTCCGTTGGCGGTTTCAAAAATATTACTGTACGCAACATAAAAGTGAAAGACACTTATCGTTGTGCCATCGCCCTGGAAACGGTGGATGGCGGCTTTCTGGAGAATATAAACATCAGAGGCGTAGAAGGTACCAATACAGGTGGCGCGATTTTCATTAAACTGGGACACCGGAACAAAAACGAACGTTATTCTACGGTACGCAATATTCACATCAGCGATGTACGGGTAGAAGTACCCGCCGGGAAACCGGACCTGGGGTTTGAAACCGAGGGCCCTTTGCTGCGGTATCCGCCGAGAATAAAACCTTCTCCCGAAAAAATCAGCAGCGTTTCCCCCTGGAACTATTCTTACCCCGATTCCTCGGCCATCGTTTACCGGCACAATGTATTTCCTTCTTCCATTTCCGGCCTTCCGGGCCACAACGTGGAAAATGTATCGCTGGAAAATATCACCATCCGCTACGCCGGGGGCGGAGATACATCCGTTAACTTTATGCCCGTAGATTCCCTGCACATCATAACGGAGGCGGCTTCTGCTTACCCGGAGTTTTCCATGTTCGGGGAATTGCCCGCCTGGGGGATGTATATCCGCCATGTAAAGGGATTGTCGATGAAAAACATTCAGCTTATCAATCATAAAGAAGATTACAGAGTCCCGGTGGTGGTGTATGAATCCGCGCAACTGGTATTGGATAACATCACCATGGAAGCACCCGTTCCGCTAAAGCGGATCGTGGTTGAAAAAACTTCCGGTGTAAAAAAGAAAAAGCTGAGGTACAAAGCAACCTATGAATAA
- a CDS encoding tail fiber domain-containing protein — MLAAFTILAPLMSQAQTPDTLMAVKDNSLNHRMSLYKSGGFLLGGEYTGTGGSIVAEGAGTRLLWYPEKAAFRAGYASGTQWDNASIGDFSIGLGEGNIALGTNSVALGRLCLASGFAAFTMGDQNTASGAASVALGYHSHTNARQGSFVFADRSSVDTVRAGVNHSATWRVSGGFRLFTSSNLSTGVTIQSGASVSNWGQSNAVISTSTGAMLTTAGVWQNTSDVNRKHLFEPVSGEEVLQKLRGLDIQKWSYKVEPDNIRHIGPTAQDFHAAFGLGGDDKTIGTVDADGIALAAVQALDERSIGQAEAIKKLQDENKDLRKRLEDIESRLNNNTAGFPVYLTMLALVLLVGGVLFNKRFHFFPTKK, encoded by the coding sequence TTGTTAGCAGCCTTCACCATTCTTGCACCTTTGATGAGTCAGGCACAAACACCAGATACATTGATGGCGGTAAAGGACAACAGCCTGAACCACAGAATGAGCCTTTATAAGAGTGGCGGGTTCCTGCTCGGCGGCGAATATACCGGCACTGGCGGCAGTATCGTGGCGGAAGGTGCAGGCACACGTTTATTATGGTATCCTGAAAAAGCGGCTTTCCGTGCTGGCTATGCCAGTGGCACACAATGGGATAACGCAAGTATTGGTGACTTTTCCATCGGTTTGGGAGAAGGTAATATAGCATTGGGGACAAACTCAGTAGCACTTGGGAGGCTTTGCCTGGCTTCGGGGTTCGCCGCGTTCACTATGGGCGATCAGAATACAGCCAGTGGCGCAGCTTCCGTGGCGCTAGGCTATCATTCCCATACGAATGCACGTCAGGGAAGTTTCGTATTTGCGGATCGATCTTCTGTTGATACCGTGCGCGCGGGCGTAAACCACTCAGCTACCTGGAGGGTGAGCGGTGGCTTCAGGCTATTCACCAGCTCAAACCTTAGTACAGGTGTTACAATTCAATCCGGTGCATCTGTTAGTAACTGGGGACAGTCAAACGCGGTGATCTCCACTTCAACAGGTGCCATGCTCACTACCGCGGGGGTTTGGCAGAACACATCGGATGTGAACCGTAAACATTTGTTTGAACCTGTATCCGGAGAAGAAGTGTTGCAAAAATTGCGTGGGCTAGATATCCAGAAATGGAGCTATAAAGTGGAGCCGGACAATATCCGTCACATAGGCCCTACCGCACAGGATTTTCACGCCGCTTTTGGCCTTGGCGGAGATGATAAAACCATTGGAACCGTTGATGCCGATGGCATAGCACTTGCGGCCGTTCAGGCCTTGGATGAACGCTCCATCGGACAAGCTGAAGCCATAAAAAAACTACAGGATGAAAACAAAGACCTGCGCAAAAGACTGGAAGATATTGAATCAAGGCTCAACAACAACACGGCCGGCTTCCCTGTTTATCTTACCATGCTCGCGTTAGTATTATTGGTTGGCGGTGTACTGTTCAATAAACGTTTCCATTTTTTCCCGACCAAAAAATAA